The Klebsiella sp. RIT-PI-d genome includes a region encoding these proteins:
- a CDS encoding LacI family DNA-binding transcriptional regulator yields the protein MQTFDTDDGAREKRRKNTGKITLAEVAKLVGVSTMTVSRALRMPEKVNPELRSRIEAAVSELGYIPNLQARSLASADSRLIMGVVSSFSSPGFLAVSETLQTVLSTQGYSMMFIESGQGGQSEENAFQQMLAYNPAAIVQFNIDNISSCSQMLLNTGMPVVEIGAINRDAGWVSIGVDYAAGVKKLVNSLAQSGYRNIGLLCTASNNILFRQVLNGWNSAMLSLNHSPHRVVTSHLPSGITTGFNLLGDIRITWPELDALICTSDEMACGCIMACHNTGVSVPENLALASLSGGNLAAVCSPALTAVEFPWSETGTRAGKTLLDLLADKSTEQAIELPSTLKIRASTKKP from the coding sequence GTGCAAACATTTGATACGGACGATGGCGCGAGAGAAAAACGCAGAAAAAACACCGGTAAAATTACGCTCGCCGAAGTTGCAAAACTGGTCGGCGTTAGCACGATGACCGTATCGCGCGCGTTACGTATGCCTGAAAAAGTGAATCCCGAACTGCGCAGCCGCATCGAAGCGGCGGTCAGTGAGTTGGGATATATACCCAATCTCCAGGCGCGAAGTCTGGCTTCAGCCGATTCCCGTTTGATTATGGGCGTTGTCTCGTCCTTCTCATCACCCGGTTTTCTTGCCGTGTCAGAAACGCTGCAAACTGTTCTTTCGACCCAGGGCTATAGCATGATGTTTATTGAGTCCGGCCAGGGGGGACAGAGTGAGGAGAACGCGTTTCAGCAAATGCTGGCTTATAATCCGGCGGCAATTGTGCAGTTTAATATTGATAACATCAGTAGCTGTTCACAAATGTTACTCAATACGGGTATGCCGGTGGTTGAAATTGGCGCGATCAATCGCGATGCCGGCTGGGTAAGTATCGGCGTAGATTATGCCGCCGGGGTAAAAAAGCTGGTTAATTCTCTGGCACAAAGCGGCTACAGAAATATCGGTTTATTGTGCACGGCCTCCAACAATATTCTGTTTCGTCAGGTTCTCAACGGCTGGAACAGCGCGATGCTGTCGCTTAACCATTCTCCTCATCGCGTGGTGACATCGCACCTTCCGTCCGGCATCACGACGGGCTTTAATCTGCTGGGCGATATCCGCATTACCTGGCCTGAGCTGGATGCGTTAATTTGTACTTCAGACGAAATGGCGTGCGGCTGCATTATGGCCTGCCACAATACCGGAGTCAGTGTCCCTGAAAACCTGGCGCTGGCAAGCCTGAGCGGGGGCAATCTTGCGGCAGTGTGTTCGCCTGCGCTGACCGCAGTTGAATTTCCGTGGAGTGAAACCGGAACCCGCGCCGGAAAAACGTTGCTTGATCTGCTGGCGGACAAATCGACAGAGCAGGCTATCGAACTGCCCTCGACATTAAAAATTCGTGCCAGCACCAAAAAGCCGTAA
- a CDS encoding NAD(P)-dependent alcohol dehydrogenase, with product MKTMGYAAHNSDGKLVPYHFERRELRENDIAMEILYCGVCHSDLHTVKGDWGAQPYPLIPGHEIVGVITSVGQGVKKYQVGDRVAVGCMVDSCMHCDQCEHGEEQYCRNGMTPTYGAPDRITGEITQGGYSRHIVVREEFVLKIPANMDLAKTAPILCAGITTFSPLRAWNVGPGSRVGVIGLGGLGHMAVKLAVAMGADVTVISRNNNKDDEAKALGAKGILASSDEQALNAAACAFDLIIDTAPVKHDLNIYTPLLDVDGSLVIVGQVGPMAEPSTIPLIMGRRRIAGSLIGGIAETQEVLDFCAAHNIYPECEMINIDQINDAFTRLEKGDMAHRFVIDMASLKVDAADK from the coding sequence ATGAAAACAATGGGTTATGCAGCACACAATTCCGATGGAAAATTAGTCCCTTATCACTTTGAACGCCGTGAACTTCGTGAAAATGACATCGCTATGGAAATTCTTTACTGCGGTGTCTGCCACTCGGATTTGCATACCGTGAAGGGCGACTGGGGCGCGCAGCCTTATCCCTTAATTCCGGGTCACGAAATTGTCGGCGTCATCACCTCCGTGGGCCAGGGCGTCAAAAAATATCAGGTCGGCGATCGCGTTGCCGTCGGCTGTATGGTGGACAGCTGTATGCACTGTGACCAGTGCGAACACGGCGAGGAGCAATACTGTCGTAACGGCATGACGCCCACTTACGGCGCGCCGGATCGGATCACTGGTGAAATCACCCAGGGCGGCTATTCGAGACATATTGTTGTGCGCGAAGAGTTCGTACTGAAGATCCCGGCAAATATGGATCTGGCAAAAACGGCACCGATTCTCTGCGCGGGGATCACTACCTTTTCGCCGTTACGTGCCTGGAACGTGGGACCCGGAAGTCGGGTAGGTGTAATAGGATTAGGCGGATTAGGCCATATGGCGGTGAAGCTGGCCGTGGCGATGGGGGCCGACGTCACTGTGATCAGCCGCAATAATAATAAGGATGATGAAGCGAAAGCGCTTGGCGCGAAGGGGATCCTGGCGTCCTCCGACGAGCAGGCGTTAAACGCCGCAGCTTGCGCATTCGATCTGATTATTGATACCGCCCCCGTCAAGCACGACCTGAATATTTATACTCCGCTGCTGGACGTTGATGGCTCACTGGTCATTGTCGGCCAGGTTGGCCCGATGGCGGAACCGTCGACTATTCCTTTGATTATGGGACGTCGCCGGATCGCCGGTTCGCTAATCGGCGGTATTGCTGAAACCCAGGAAGTGCTGGATTTCTGTGCCGCGCATAATATCTACCCCGAATGCGAAATGATTAATATTGACCAGATAAATGACGCGTTCACCCGTCTCGAAAAAGGGGATATGGCGCATCGATTTGTGATTGATATGGCTTCCCTGAAGGTTGATGCAGCCGATAAATAA
- a CDS encoding glycoside hydrolase family 15 protein, producing MKKTTYRQSLRPIGDHGIIGDLRTCALVASNGTIDFFCWPNLDSPSLFVSLLDDERAGVFTLSPEGDQWRSLQSYLPDSNLLQTRWLTEGAIVELTDFMPVADDENTLPRIVRRLRVDQGEATINLLCRVNFDYARHAPSPKVNKTFAVWQGENDDKITLRTSVPLSEKDGFLSGTFTLSCGEEAFFVLGGDEVKRWKKQDVLQSQHDTLGYWQQWVAKNKYSGRWHEILIRSALALKLLSSKSQGSIAAAATFGLPELPGGERNWDYRATWIRDASFSCYALIRLGYVDEAAAFGRWVGRCMENSRFEPDKLQVMYRLDCGTELTEIELPHLKGYRDSVPVRIGNDAYKQRQLDIYGELLDTLYLATKYGDGISHRAWEHVINLVDHVCDIWNTADAGIWEMRGEAEHFLYSRLMCWVALDRALRLGAKRSLSMPYQRWESTRQAIREDIWKNFWNEKLGHFTSTRHGSDLDGSMLLMPLLRFVSAKDPDWLATLDAIKSKLVRDGMVRRYIADETPADSLHGEEGYFVACSFWYIECLARADKLEEAREEFEKVLKYANHLGLYAEEFDAWGHALGNFPQALSHLALISAAYYLNKKMSGKAQTWQP from the coding sequence ATGAAAAAGACAACGTACCGACAATCACTGCGGCCGATTGGCGATCATGGGATCATTGGCGATTTGCGCACCTGTGCGTTGGTCGCCAGTAATGGCACTATCGATTTCTTCTGCTGGCCGAATCTGGATAGCCCTTCCCTCTTCGTCTCTCTGCTGGATGATGAACGGGCAGGCGTCTTCACGCTCTCCCCCGAAGGCGACCAGTGGCGTTCGCTTCAGTCTTACCTGCCTGACAGCAACCTGCTACAAACGCGCTGGCTCACCGAGGGTGCAATTGTCGAATTAACCGACTTTATGCCTGTTGCCGATGATGAGAATACGCTGCCGCGAATTGTTCGTCGGCTTCGGGTTGATCAGGGTGAAGCCACAATTAACCTGCTGTGTCGGGTAAATTTTGACTATGCACGCCACGCCCCTTCACCGAAGGTAAATAAGACCTTTGCCGTCTGGCAGGGAGAGAACGACGATAAAATCACGCTGAGAACGTCAGTACCGTTAAGCGAAAAAGACGGTTTTCTCAGCGGCACCTTTACACTTAGCTGTGGTGAAGAAGCCTTTTTTGTGCTGGGCGGCGATGAGGTAAAGCGCTGGAAAAAACAGGACGTTTTGCAAAGCCAGCACGATACCCTGGGGTACTGGCAGCAGTGGGTAGCTAAAAACAAATATTCAGGGCGCTGGCATGAAATCCTGATCCGCTCGGCGCTGGCACTCAAGCTGCTAAGTTCAAAATCGCAGGGTTCGATAGCCGCAGCGGCTACTTTCGGACTGCCTGAGCTACCCGGCGGCGAGCGCAACTGGGATTACCGCGCCACCTGGATACGCGATGCTTCTTTTAGCTGCTATGCCCTGATCCGTCTCGGCTATGTTGATGAAGCCGCCGCCTTTGGTCGCTGGGTTGGTCGCTGCATGGAAAACAGTCGTTTCGAACCCGATAAGCTCCAGGTAATGTATCGTCTGGACTGCGGCACCGAGCTCACCGAAATCGAACTGCCGCATCTGAAAGGCTACCGTGACTCAGTGCCAGTGCGTATTGGTAATGACGCCTATAAACAGCGTCAGTTAGACATTTATGGCGAACTGCTGGATACCCTTTATCTGGCAACCAAATATGGCGATGGTATCTCTCATCGCGCCTGGGAACATGTGATTAACCTGGTGGATCACGTCTGCGATATCTGGAATACCGCCGATGCGGGTATCTGGGAGATGCGCGGCGAGGCCGAGCATTTTCTCTACTCACGTTTAATGTGCTGGGTGGCGCTCGACCGGGCGTTACGCCTTGGAGCAAAACGTTCGCTTTCGATGCCCTATCAGCGCTGGGAGAGCACGCGCCAGGCGATTCGGGAAGATATCTGGAAAAATTTCTGGAACGAGAAACTGGGGCATTTCACCTCAACCCGCCACGGCAGCGATCTGGATGGGTCGATGCTGCTGATGCCGCTGCTGCGTTTCGTCAGCGCCAAAGATCCCGACTGGCTTGCCACCCTCGACGCCATCAAAAGCAAACTGGTGCGCGATGGCATGGTGCGACGCTATATTGCCGATGAAACACCTGCCGATTCACTTCACGGCGAAGAAGGCTATTTCGTCGCCTGTTCATTCTGGTATATCGAATGTCTGGCCCGGGCGGATAAGCTGGAGGAAGCGCGTGAAGAGTTCGAAAAAGTGCTGAAATATGCTAACCATCTGGGGCTGTACGCTGAGGAGTTTGACGCCTGGGGCCACGCGCTGGGCAATTTCCCGCAGGCGCTTTCGCATCTGGCGTTGATCAGTGCGGCCTATTATTTGAATAAAAAAATGTCGGGCAAAGCGCAAACCTGGCAGCCGTAA
- a CDS encoding PTS sugar transporter subunit IIA, whose protein sequence is MMMTWLPAENIQIVDSVNDWKQAITLSAQPLLAAGSITEEYIQAIFNSHHEIGPYYVLAPGLAMPHARPEQGAIKNGLSLLHIKNGVSFNAQENDPIYVVIMLCALSGDEHINMITALAEIFSDDARLSALLKAASLEEIQHVIN, encoded by the coding sequence ATGATGATGACCTGGCTACCTGCGGAAAATATCCAGATTGTCGATTCGGTCAACGACTGGAAACAGGCGATCACGTTATCGGCCCAGCCCTTACTGGCAGCAGGGTCAATCACCGAAGAATATATTCAGGCCATTTTTAACAGCCATCATGAAATTGGTCCCTACTATGTTTTAGCGCCAGGACTGGCAATGCCACATGCACGCCCTGAACAAGGTGCCATTAAAAACGGGCTGTCGCTTTTACATATTAAGAATGGGGTCTCTTTTAATGCGCAAGAGAATGACCCGATTTATGTCGTTATTATGCTGTGTGCGCTTTCGGGCGATGAGCACATCAATATGATCACGGCCCTGGCAGAGATTTTTAGTGATGACGCCCGACTTTCAGCCCTGCTGAAAGCAGCATCACTTGAAGAAATTCAACATGTTATAAACTGA
- the bla gene encoding class A beta-lactamase has protein sequence MKRIAAAFFILLTWLSPAQAASSALTGYLQQQESQLNARIGMAVVDAQGTPGFGWRENERFPLTSTFKVLTCAALLDQLHKKHGSLEERVSLQPTELLDYSPIAKNYLPPETISLRKLCSAAVSYSDNTAANRLLTWLGGPAAVTQFMRSLDDNVTRLDRTEPTLNMATPGDVRDTTTPHHIVRSLRLLLASDVLTQTDRATLDNWMREDNVADALLRSTLPEGWAIADKTGAGGYGSRAIIAAVYPPQKPPFYVAIYITQTTASMKTADAVIAEIGRRLFSASQ, from the coding sequence ATGAAACGTATTGCCGCCGCGTTTTTTATTCTGCTGACCTGGCTTTCCCCGGCCCAGGCAGCCTCTTCTGCGCTAACGGGGTATCTTCAGCAGCAGGAAAGCCAACTGAACGCCCGGATAGGTATGGCGGTAGTGGATGCGCAGGGGACGCCGGGGTTTGGCTGGCGCGAGAACGAACGTTTTCCCCTTACCAGTACCTTTAAAGTGCTGACGTGTGCGGCCCTCCTCGACCAGCTGCACAAAAAGCACGGTTCGCTGGAAGAGCGCGTTTCTCTTCAGCCGACTGAATTACTGGACTACTCGCCGATCGCTAAAAATTACTTGCCGCCTGAAACCATTTCACTACGCAAACTTTGCTCTGCGGCGGTCAGCTATAGCGATAACACGGCGGCAAACCGTCTACTGACCTGGCTCGGCGGCCCGGCGGCGGTGACGCAATTTATGCGCAGCCTTGATGATAACGTCACCCGACTCGATCGCACCGAGCCAACGCTAAACATGGCAACGCCCGGCGATGTACGCGACACAACCACGCCGCACCATATTGTCCGTTCGCTGCGTCTGCTTTTAGCATCGGACGTCCTGACCCAAACCGACAGGGCCACGCTCGATAACTGGATGCGGGAAGATAACGTTGCCGACGCGCTGCTACGTTCAACGTTACCTGAAGGCTGGGCCATCGCTGATAAAACCGGTGCAGGCGGCTACGGCTCGCGCGCCATCATCGCCGCGGTATATCCCCCGCAAAAACCGCCGTTTTATGTGGCGATTTACATCACACAGACTACGGCGTCGATGAAAACAGCAGATGCGGTTATTGCGGAGATTGGCCGACGGTTGTTTAGCGCATCGCAATGA
- a CDS encoding aldo/keto reductase encodes MEFSVLSNNLKMPMAGFGVFQVTNKEECKQSVLNAIRAGYRLIDTAAVYGNEDAVGEAVREAIAEGLCTREALFITSKLWVQDMANYDTARAGIRASLQKSGLEYFDLYLLHQAMRDYFSAWRALEDAYDEGKLKAIGVSNFYAHVLTNFCETVRIKPMVNQIELHPYFSQPAALETMKYYNVQPEAWAPLGGGRHKPFEDKVLLEIADAHHKSVSQVILRWNIQRGVTVIPKSTHQQRIVENIAIWDFSLTDSEMDKISSLDSGYVGEAVKHFNPEFVRHCLGVKIHD; translated from the coding sequence GTGGAATTTTCTGTACTCAGCAACAACCTCAAAATGCCCATGGCAGGTTTCGGTGTTTTTCAGGTAACGAATAAAGAAGAGTGTAAGCAGTCGGTCCTGAATGCTATTCGTGCAGGTTATCGTCTTATTGATACCGCCGCCGTTTACGGTAATGAAGATGCCGTTGGTGAGGCCGTTCGCGAAGCGATCGCTGAAGGTTTGTGTACCCGTGAGGCGTTATTTATTACCTCAAAGTTATGGGTACAGGATATGGCAAACTACGATACGGCCAGGGCGGGTATTCGCGCGTCGCTACAAAAATCGGGTCTGGAATACTTCGATCTCTACTTATTGCACCAGGCGATGCGCGATTATTTCAGCGCATGGCGTGCATTAGAAGATGCTTACGACGAAGGAAAACTGAAGGCGATTGGCGTGTCTAATTTCTACGCCCACGTGCTGACCAACTTCTGTGAGACCGTCAGAATCAAGCCAATGGTCAATCAGATCGAGCTGCATCCTTATTTTTCGCAGCCCGCGGCGCTGGAAACCATGAAGTACTACAATGTACAACCTGAAGCATGGGCGCCGTTAGGCGGTGGAAGGCATAAGCCATTTGAAGATAAGGTGCTTCTGGAAATCGCCGATGCCCACCACAAATCCGTCTCGCAGGTCATATTGCGCTGGAATATACAGCGGGGCGTTACGGTCATCCCGAAATCGACTCATCAGCAGCGTATAGTGGAAAATATCGCCATCTGGGATTTCTCGTTAACCGACAGCGAAATGGACAAGATTAGCTCGCTGGATTCAGGCTATGTCGGCGAAGCCGTAAAACATTTCAATCCTGAATTTGTCCGTCACTGCCTTGGCGTAAAAATTCACGACTAG
- a CDS encoding amino acid permease, protein MSKFWSKEETLWSFALYGTAVGAGTLFLPIQLGSAGAVVLFITALVAYPLTYWPHKALCQFILSANTPAGEGITGAVTHYYGKKIGSAITALYFVAFFVVILIYAVAITNSLCEQIAKYREITTGVRMLTSLGVVLVLNAIFLMGRQATIRVMGMLVFPLIAYFLFLSFYLTGSWQPTLLTDNMTVDSHTLHQIWISIPVMVFAFSHTPIISTFAIDRQEKYREQAMDKCKKIMKVAYLIICLSVLFFVFSCLLSIPPSYINSARDEGVTILSALSMMPNSPTWLAISGIIVAVIAMSKSFLGTYFGVIEGATEMVKSSLEQIGIKKSRAFHRATSIILISLTTFMVCCINPNAISMIYAISGPLIAMILFIMPTLSTYLIAALKPYRSLGNLITLIVGLLCVSVMFFS, encoded by the coding sequence ATGTCGAAATTTTGGTCAAAAGAAGAGACTCTGTGGAGTTTCGCCCTGTACGGGACTGCTGTCGGAGCGGGTACACTGTTTCTGCCCATTCAACTGGGATCGGCCGGTGCGGTCGTGTTATTTATTACCGCCCTGGTGGCGTATCCTCTGACGTACTGGCCGCATAAAGCCCTGTGCCAGTTTATCCTCTCTGCCAACACACCTGCCGGGGAAGGGATCACCGGTGCAGTTACGCACTATTACGGTAAGAAAATTGGCAGTGCTATTACCGCACTCTATTTTGTCGCTTTCTTTGTGGTGATTCTTATCTATGCCGTTGCCATTACGAACTCTCTTTGCGAGCAAATAGCCAAATATCGCGAGATAACCACCGGTGTGCGGATGCTGACCAGTCTCGGGGTGGTGCTGGTATTGAATGCCATCTTTTTGATGGGTCGCCAGGCTACGATCCGGGTGATGGGCATGTTAGTTTTTCCGCTGATTGCCTATTTTCTGTTTCTGTCGTTTTATCTCACCGGTAGCTGGCAGCCCACCCTGCTGACCGATAATATGACCGTTGATAGTCATACGCTGCACCAGATCTGGATCTCCATTCCCGTGATGGTTTTTGCTTTTAGCCATACGCCGATTATTTCCACGTTTGCCATCGACAGACAGGAAAAATATCGCGAGCAGGCCATGGATAAATGCAAAAAAATCATGAAGGTGGCTTACCTTATTATCTGCCTGAGCGTGCTGTTTTTTGTGTTTAGCTGCCTGCTGTCAATCCCACCGTCCTATATCAATTCGGCGAGAGATGAAGGCGTAACGATCTTATCGGCGCTCTCTATGATGCCGAATTCGCCGACCTGGCTGGCCATTTCCGGCATTATTGTGGCCGTCATCGCGATGTCTAAATCGTTTCTCGGCACCTATTTTGGGGTTATCGAAGGTGCTACCGAAATGGTTAAATCATCTCTTGAGCAAATAGGCATAAAAAAAAGCCGGGCATTTCATCGGGCAACGTCGATTATTCTTATTTCGCTGACAACATTTATGGTTTGTTGTATTAATCCGAATGCTATATCGATGATTTACGCTATCAGCGGCCCGCTGATAGCGATGATCCTGTTCATTATGCCAACGCTCTCTACCTATCTGATTGCCGCATTAAAGCCTTACCGTTCACTGGGTAATCTCATTACGCTTATTGTTGGTTTACTTTGCGTTTCAGTAATGTTTTTCAGCTAG
- the kduI gene encoding 5-dehydro-4-deoxy-D-glucuronate isomerase — MDIRQSIHSAHAKTLDTQGLRDEFLVEKVFVADEYTMVYSHIDRIIVGGIMPVVKSVSVGGEVGKQLGVSYFLERRELGVINIGGPGTITVDGTCHEIGHRDALYVGKGAKEVVFASINAQTPAKFYYNCAPAHTAYPTKKVTPAEVSPVTLGDDLTSNRRTINKYFIPDVLETCQLSMGLTELAPGNLWNTMPCHTHERRMEVYFYFNMDEDTCVFHMMGQPQQTRHIVMQNEQAVISPSWSIHSGVGTKAYTFIWGMVGENQVFDDMDHVAVKDLR, encoded by the coding sequence GTGGACATCAGACAAAGTATTCACAGCGCACATGCAAAAACCCTTGATACTCAGGGTCTGCGCGATGAGTTTTTAGTCGAAAAAGTGTTTGTGGCCGATGAATACACCATGGTGTACAGCCATATTGATCGCATCATCGTTGGCGGCATTATGCCGGTGGTGAAAAGCGTCTCCGTCGGGGGCGAAGTCGGTAAGCAGCTTGGCGTCAGCTATTTTCTGGAGCGCCGTGAGCTGGGCGTTATTAACATCGGCGGTCCCGGCACCATTACCGTTGATGGCACCTGCCATGAAATCGGTCATCGCGATGCGCTGTATGTGGGTAAAGGGGCAAAAGAAGTGGTGTTTGCCAGTATCAATGCGCAAACACCGGCCAAATTCTATTACAACTGCGCCCCGGCCCACACCGCGTATCCCACCAAAAAAGTGACGCCTGCGGAGGTATCACCGGTGACGCTGGGTGATGACCTCACCAGTAACCGTCGTACCATCAATAAATACTTTATTCCGGACGTGCTGGAAACCTGTCAGCTCAGCATGGGCCTGACCGAGCTGGCTCCCGGCAATCTGTGGAACACCATGCCGTGCCATACCCACGAACGCCGCATGGAAGTGTACTTCTATTTCAATATGGATGAAGACACCTGCGTATTCCACATGATGGGACAGCCGCAGCAAACACGACATATTGTGATGCAAAACGAGCAGGCGGTAATTTCACCAAGCTGGTCGATTCACTCAGGCGTCGGGACCAAAGCCTATACCTTCATCTGGGGTATGGTCGGTGAAAACCAGGTCTTTGATGATATGGACCACGTCGCCGTTAAAGATTTGCGCTAG
- a CDS encoding PTS sugar transporter subunit IIB, whose translation MKKILIVCGNGLGSSFIVEMNVKKILNELNIEADVSHTDLTSAKSETADIILSANDIAEHLSSHSAKVFGLSNLLDNNKIKEILSENL comes from the coding sequence ATGAAAAAGATCCTGATTGTTTGCGGCAACGGCTTAGGCAGCAGCTTTATTGTTGAGATGAATGTAAAAAAAATCCTTAACGAGCTTAATATAGAAGCAGATGTTTCCCATACTGACCTCACATCAGCGAAAAGCGAAACGGCTGATATTATTCTTAGCGCCAATGACATCGCTGAACACCTGTCCAGCCATTCTGCGAAGGTATTTGGTTTATCAAATCTGCTGGATAACAATAAAATTAAAGAAATTCTTTCAGAGAATCTTTGA
- the kduD gene encoding 2-dehydro-3-deoxy-D-gluconate 5-dehydrogenase KduD, with protein sequence MILEAFSLQGKVAVVTGCDTGLGQGMALGLAEAGCDIVGINIVEPTETIERVTALGRRFLSLTADLRKIDGIPALLERAVAEFGHIDILVNNAGLIRREDAIDFSEKDWDDVMNLNIKSVFFMSQAAAKHFIAQGNGGKIINIASMLSFQGGIRVPSYTASKSGVMGVTRLMANEWAQHGINVNAIAPGYMATNNTQQLRADEERSAAILERIPAGRWGLPSDLMGPIVFLASSASDYINGYTVAVDGGWLAR encoded by the coding sequence ATGATTCTGGAAGCATTTTCTCTGCAAGGTAAAGTCGCGGTTGTCACGGGATGTGACACCGGTCTGGGACAAGGTATGGCGCTGGGTCTGGCTGAAGCTGGATGTGACATCGTGGGTATCAACATTGTTGAACCGACGGAAACCATTGAGCGCGTCACCGCGCTGGGCCGCCGCTTTCTCAGCCTGACCGCTGACCTGCGCAAAATTGACGGCATTCCGGCACTGCTTGAGCGCGCCGTGGCCGAGTTTGGTCATATTGATATTCTGGTCAACAATGCGGGCTTGATCCGCCGTGAAGACGCTATCGACTTCAGCGAAAAAGACTGGGACGACGTAATGAACCTGAACATTAAAAGCGTGTTCTTTATGTCTCAGGCGGCGGCCAAACACTTTATCGCCCAGGGTAACGGCGGCAAAATCATTAACATCGCCTCCATGCTCTCCTTCCAGGGCGGCATCCGCGTTCCGTCTTACACCGCCTCAAAAAGCGGCGTGATGGGCGTGACCCGTTTGATGGCCAACGAGTGGGCGCAACACGGTATCAACGTCAACGCGATTGCGCCGGGCTACATGGCGACCAACAATACTCAGCAATTACGCGCTGATGAAGAGCGTAGCGCGGCAATCCTGGAGCGTATTCCGGCGGGCCGCTGGGGTCTGCCGAGTGATCTGATGGGACCGATCGTGTTCCTGGCATCCAGCGCATCTGATTACATCAACGGTTATACCGTTGCCGTAGACGGCGGCTGGCTGGCTCGTTAA
- a CDS encoding acetyl-CoA C-acetyltransferase has protein sequence MKEVVIVGAVRTPIGCFQGTLSRLSAVELGSTVIRALIERSGIQPHSVDEVILGQVLTAGAGQNPARQSALHGGLPNTISAITINDVCGSGLKALHLATQAIQCGEADVVIAGGQENMSRAPHVLTDSRTGAHLGNSQLLDSLVHDGLWDAFNDYHMGITAENLAREYGISRELQDDWALRSQHKARLAIDSGRFKEEIVPVATVRADGTPYWVDTDEQPRTDASAEGLAQLIPAFDRDGSVTAGNASSINDGAAAVMMMSEAKAQELNLPVLARIRAFASVGVDPALMGIAPVYATRRCLERAGWALDEVDLLEVNEAFAAQAISVGKMLEWDASRVNVNGGAIALGHPIGASGCRILVSLVHEMMKRHSRRGVATLCIGGGQGVALAIERD, from the coding sequence ATGAAAGAGGTCGTGATTGTAGGCGCTGTACGTACGCCCATTGGCTGTTTTCAGGGGACGCTGTCGCGCCTTTCTGCGGTTGAGCTGGGAAGCACTGTTATTCGGGCGCTGATCGAGCGTAGCGGTATCCAACCGCACAGCGTGGATGAAGTGATCCTCGGCCAGGTCCTGACGGCCGGTGCCGGGCAAAATCCGGCCCGTCAGTCGGCGTTACATGGCGGTCTGCCGAATACCATCTCTGCCATCACCATCAATGATGTGTGTGGTTCCGGACTGAAAGCGCTGCATCTGGCGACCCAGGCAATCCAGTGTGGCGAGGCCGATGTGGTTATCGCCGGCGGGCAGGAAAACATGAGCCGCGCGCCGCATGTTCTTACCGACAGTCGTACCGGCGCACATCTGGGTAACAGCCAGTTGCTGGACAGCCTGGTTCACGATGGACTCTGGGATGCCTTTAATGATTATCACATGGGCATTACCGCAGAAAATCTGGCGCGAGAATACGGTATTAGCCGCGAATTACAGGATGACTGGGCGCTTCGATCGCAGCATAAAGCGCGTCTTGCCATTGATTCCGGTCGTTTCAAAGAGGAGATCGTACCGGTTGCCACCGTGCGTGCCGACGGGACCCCATATTGGGTTGATACCGATGAGCAACCGCGTACCGATGCCAGCGCCGAAGGGCTGGCACAGCTTATCCCGGCATTTGACCGCGACGGCTCAGTGACGGCAGGTAATGCTTCTTCTATTAATGACGGTGCAGCCGCAGTCATGATGATGAGTGAAGCAAAAGCGCAGGAACTTAATCTGCCGGTACTGGCGCGCATCCGCGCCTTCGCCAGCGTAGGCGTGGATCCTGCCCTAATGGGTATCGCACCGGTCTATGCCACGCGCCGCTGCCTGGAAAGGGCTGGCTGGGCGCTGGATGAGGTGGATCTGCTCGAAGTGAACGAAGCCTTTGCCGCCCAGGCCATTTCAGTTGGTAAAATGCTGGAGTGGGATGCCAGTCGGGTGAACGTTAACGGCGGGGCTATCGCGCTGGGCCATCCGATTGGCGCATCCGGTTGCCGTATTCTGGTATCGCTGGTGCATGAGATGATGAAACGTCACTCCCGTCGCGGCGTAGCGACACTATGCATCGGCGGCGGCCAGGGCGTTGCGCTGGCGATTGAACGCGATTAA